One part of the Plasmodium cynomolgi strain B DNA, chromosome 3, whole genome shotgun sequence genome encodes these proteins:
- a CDS encoding VIR-like CYIR protein (putative) codes for MNKYCNIIKVILENWDKILTSFESQFNKDQCCEHLNYWLHTKIQDNKYRSEDIKLLYFAWNWINDSITAKNYCRHKKFNVSAEDFKKKLKLYIFLEYIDIINSELTRVQNSEKTMYCNYIKSSFDLYYSMKFEDSSTCSQKFSDELVAFEKKIDNSKLCELKNKWPHRCLDLVFNKNNKALCSSKKEQSNVHNQERSNGFETTNKFNQSVLDKFSAFKTYEEFNSNKDCYKYCQHCKIIYDFEESCPGISDFCRMLVRNLHEIKYSNDIKDRCGYLYYWIYENAWKLFGPDWNKTHGKEPIFTLLNIGYKIINELKINESFYNYDTKISFEEWRKKTDLHDYFENYDNIKNITESTNREENNKYCEYFTYIKKIYKMYIRKCCKY; via the exons atgaataaatattgtaatattattaaagtAATACTGGAAAATTGGGATAAGATATTGACATCTTTTGAATCACAATTTAATAAAGACCAATGCTGCGAACACTTGAACTACTGGTTGCACACTAAAATACAAGACAATAAGTACCGTTCTGAAGATATAAAGTTGCTTTACTTTGCATGGAACTGGATTAATGATTCAATTACTGCGAAAAATTATTGtcgacataaaaaatttaatgttaGTGCAGAAGATTTTAAGAAAAAGCTgaagttatatatatttttagaatatattGATATCATAAATAGTGAATTGACTAGAGTTCAAAATTCTGAAAAAACTATGTATTGCAATTACATAAAGAGTAGTTTTGATTTATACTATAGTATGAAATTTGAAGATAGCAGTACATGTTCTCAAAAATTTAGTGATGAATTAGTTGcttttgaaaagaaaattgatAATTCTAAGTTGTGTGAATTGAAGAATAAGTGGCCTCATAGGTGTTTAGATTTAGTATTcaataaaaacaataaagCATTATGTTCatcaaaaaaagaacaatcTAATGTGCATAATCAAGAAAGATCGAATGGATTTGAGACaacaaacaaatttaat CAAAGTGTTTTAGACAAGTTTTCTGCATTTAAAACATATGAAGAATTTAACAGTAACAAAGACTGTTATAAATACTGCCAACActgtaaaattatatatgattTTGAAGAAAGTTGCCCAGGAATTAGTGATTTTTGTAGAATGTTAGTAAGAAATTTGcacgaaataaaatatagtaaTGATATTAAAGATCGTTGTGGATATTTATACTATTGGATATATGAGAATGCATGGAAATTGTTTGGTCCAGATTGGAATAAAACGCATGGAAAAGAACctatttttacacttttaaaCATAGgatataaaattatcaatgaattaaaaattaatgaatcTTTCTATAACTATGATACTAAAATTAGTTTCGaagaatggagaaaaaaaacagatttgcatgattattttgaaaattatgataacataaaaaatattactgaATCTACTAatagggaagaaaataataaatattgtgaatattttacttacattaaaaaaatatataagatGTATATAAggaaatgttgtaaatattaG
- a CDS encoding hypothetical protein (putative) yields MYSNYSRLLSDVKTDTESNLDKLNSDKSNNNKKKKKTATKSDIINKLRSFNIFKIADSYYENRVLDRINNIYKVVNDQNIDDKTFWLTVLRNMSMIYAFPSLLFLSGCFFLSISERGSNLRSFVILLISWLVFFYTYTKILKYNVLFEPKDKYEFGNHIYTFKILFI; encoded by the coding sequence ATGTATTCAAATTACAGTCGACTGTTATCAGATGTTAAAACAGATACTGAATCAAATTTGGACAAATTAAACTCGGACAAATcgaataacaataaaaaaaaaaaaaaaacagctacTAAATCAgacataataaataaacttCGTAgttttaacattttcaaaatagcAGATTCCTATTATGAAAATAGAGTGCTTGATAggattaataatatatataaagttGTAAACGACCAGAATATTGATGATAAAACTTTCTGGCTAACTGTATTGCGTAATATGAGCATGATATATGCTTTCCCCTCTTTACTGTTTTTATCAGgatgtttctttttatcaaTAAGTGAAAGGGGATCAAATTTACGTTCTTTTGTCATTCTTTTAATAAGTTGGttagtctttttttatacttacacaaaaattttaaaatataatgttctTTTTGAACCTAAGGATAAATACGAATTTGGTAATCATATTTATACCTTCAAAATATTGTTCATA
- a CDS encoding hypothetical protein (putative), translating to MLYNMGRKIKLITFVEILSCILLSQIFLCCYNGDNFKKSLGKDAYLSNPFILETNRLLEKYQMDNEPMDAELTNDVSYKKKNSKLEKQTEAKSLCEQLNESNLSCKEENKIDKNNIDSTSDVFKCTLSCCEKKFS from the exons ATGCTGTACAatatgggaagaaaaattaagttAATCACATTTGTTGAAATTTTGTCTTGCATCCTTTTATCTCAGATTTTCTTATGTTGCTACAATGGG gataattttaaaaaatcattgGGTAAAGATGCCTACCTAAGCAACCCGTTCATATTAGAGACTAATCGGTTGCTTGAGAAATATCAAATGGACAATGAACCAATGGATGCAGAACTAACAAATGATGTATCatataagaagaaaaatagcaAATTAGAGAAACAAACGGAAGCTAAATCGTTATGCGAACAATTAAATGAAAGTAATTTAAGCTGTAAAGAAGAGAACAAAATTGATAAGAATAATATAGATTCAACGTCCGACGTTTTCAAATGTACACTTTCctgttgcgaaaaaaaattctcttaA
- a CDS encoding hypothetical protein (putative) has translation MKKLIPYDTVSYVNFVYNKTKAWNDLIKRNRDKWRDYLSDEIRNYLLGKRGMIMNIERETPFDESKSWQGSSNTEMKGGGYSRLGSEMESNFSLYDSRSELSLDDIRSHLGLDELGTEADSTWSYWGSQLGLDDVKLKLGSELGFRFSLDDSRSEFGSNFSMDNSRPEEVSTFSHSDSKSKLGSNL, from the exons aTGAAGAAACTGATTCCATATGATACCGTGTCGTACGTCAACTTTGTGTACAATAAAACGAAAGCATGGAATGATctcataaaaagaaatagagaTAAATGGAGAGACTACCTGTCCGACGAGATCAGAAATTACCTTTTAGGAAAAAGAGGGATGATAATGAACATAGAGCGCGAAACGCCATTTGACGAATCGAAATCGTGGCAGGGAAGTTCTAACACAGAAATGAAAGGAGGGGGATATAGCAGAT TAGGATCTGAAATGGAATCAAACTTTAGCCTATACGATTCGAGGTCAGAATTGAGCTTAGATGATATAAGATCACATTTGGGATTAGACGAACTGGGAACAGAAGCGGATTCAACCTGGTCATATTGGGGGTCACAATTAGGATTGGATGACGTGAAATTGAAATTGGGATCGGAATTAGGATTTAGATTTAGCCTTGATGATTCAAGATCGGAATTCGGCTCTAATTTTAGCATGGATAATTCCAGACCAGAGGAGGTATCAACATTTAGCCATAGCGATTCCAAGTCAAAATTAGGGTCAAATTTATGA
- a CDS encoding RAD protein (Pv-fam-e;~putative), translated as MNLKEFFLLSFFLFALVLASFNFSQIKSIPINDGTIGLQLDNSSYGRLLAQASHSSRPSISKTNTNISESSSVNIHERVQNLPFHCDASKLSKQLTEEEIKGLLKSYGKSITQENAHIVFNYVHNLQRKNYIDLIEGLWKHFMELSQKYGIPDDYRYSCWWKCNNELLNELMDIDHFDHMDLFTYIKGKNNNNATFTKFIEDKMKLSNEIIEKNREKWTKLLTERIKNKSYKK; from the exons ATGAATCTGAAAGAGTTCTTCTTgttgagtttttttctcttcgcGCTTGTTCTCGCATCTTTTAACTTTTCGcag ATCAAGTCAATACCAATAAACGATGGGACCATTGGACTGCAACTAGATAATTCCTCGTACGGGCGTCTATTAGCACAGGCATCACATAGCAGCAGACCCTCCATTTCTAAAACCAATACAAATATTTCTGAAAGCTCTTCGGTAAATATACATGAAAGGGTTCAAAACTTACCCTTCCATTGTGATGCTTCTAAACTTTCCAAACAGCTAACAGAAGAGGAGATCAAGGGACTCCTTAAATCTTACGGGAAATCCATAACACAAGAAAACGCACATATTGTATTCAACTATGTACACAatttgcaaagaaaaaactatATCGACTTGATCGAAGGGTTGTGGAAGCATTTTATGGAATTGTCGCAGAAGTATGGAATACCAGATGACTACCGATATAGCTGCTGGTGGAAATGCAATAATGAACTCCTCAATGAACTAATGGACATCGACCATTTCGACCACATGGATTTATTTACTTAtataaaggggaaaaataacaacaatgcaacattcacaaaatttatagaagacaaaatgaagttatCTAACGAAATCATCGagaaaaatagggaaaaatgGACCAAATTGTTGACCGAACggattaaaaataaaagctataaaaagtga
- a CDS encoding hypothetical protein (putative) has product MAFPLSRYFAVALSGYYCINKKKSVCYCENGKIEERVFLFGDRRSLMKGTKQNGEVPFFSKNNIKVKKITFGNCIGSCITENDDIYIWGSYEDDEQKELVYTTPVKLNTDEGITDVQFSNNDIYLMSKKGELKIVRSYKNCLKRNEFIVEDFYKCKNSFFSERTNNQGNVYCSGNNLYGQCAKEPSFRNNFNINYNFELANKLNGTLHMFNKNSVGGVVQNGGEDPSEHAQTENTPNGYSFRVKDNGTAVPSKSADSRDGIISSPPDGKIERGDTPVCGTHDVDPILKELNDSSSFLTYNNLRGERREEYEDEERLSHLMTNDESYKYDKNNYVHINKVPFEGKTKIVDVSCGLNHTLCLDDENNIYSFGDDSKIQLGLGESRTNKNSLSGTSWKDQLKLGYSTVTKNLANYSFYDRHIQSSPQKVLKKLNDNEMVDEIYKINAGSNFSMIHSNDKFGKQLFCFGDNMYFQCGRHMGKHQQTLSTVKLPNNKIKDFSCGDKHCLLILNDKLYGWGYNNKHQITPYKNKGIINYPVHILSEKYYPDNFDIKYVNASYNNSAVVITQDKSGIGGTHTNTHTPRPSVCTPV; this is encoded by the exons ATGGCATTCCCTTTATCTAGATACTTTGCAGTTGCATTGAGCGGTTACTACtgtataaacaaaaaaaagagtgtcTGTTATTgcgaaaatgggaagatAGAAGAAAGAGTGTTTCTTTTTGGCGATAGGCGATCGTTGATGAAAGGAAcgaagcaaaatggagaggtaccttttttttcaaaaaataacataaaggtaaaaaaaataacctttGGTAATTGCATAGGTAGCTGTATAACCGAGAATGATGACATTTACATATGGGGATCATATGAAGATGATGAACAGAAGGAACTGGTTTATACAACCCCAGTGAAACTAAACACAGACGAAGGAATTACAGACGTACAATTTTCGAATAATGACATATACCTTatgagcaaaaaaggagaattaaaaattgttagaagttataaaaattgtttaaaaagaaacgaaTTCATAGTTGaagatttttacaaatgtaaaaatagttttttttcagagCGAACGAATAATCAA GGAAATGTGTATTGCTCAGGCAATAATTTGTATGGACAGTGTGCAAAGGAGCCATCATTTAGGAATAATTTCAATATAAATTACAATTTCGAACTTGCCAACAAATTAAATGGTACGTTACAtatgtttaataaaaatagcgTCGGGGGGGttgttcaaaatgggggagaagACCCAAGTGAACATGCCCAAACGGAGAATACCCCCAATGGGTACTCCTTCAGGGTTAAGGATAATGGAACGGCGGTTCCATCCAAAAGTGCCGATTCACGTGATGGAATTATTTCTAGCCCACCGGATGGGAAGATTGAACGAGGGGATACACCTGTGTGTGGTACCCACGATGTGGACCCAATTCTCAAAGAGTTAAACGATAGTAGTAGTTTTTTGACATACAACAATTTGCGTGGCGAGAGGAGGGAAGAATACGAAGATGAGGAACGCTTGAGTCATTTAATGACGAATGATGAAAGCTACAAAtacgataaaaataattatgtacatattaataAAGTACCATttgagggaaaaacaaaaattgtcGATGTGTCCTGTGGACTAAACCATACATTATGTCTGGAcgatgaaaataatatttacagTTTTGGAGACGATAGTAAAATCCAACTAGGGTTAGGAGAAAgcagaacaaataaaaattcccTGTCAGGAACCAGCTGGAAAGATCAATTAAAACTTGGCTATTCCActgtaacaaaaaatttggcaaattattctttttatgaTAGACATATACAAAGTAGTCCACAGAAGgtactaaaaaaattgaatgacAACGAAATGGTTGATgagatttacaaaattaatgcaGGGTCGAATTTCTCCATGATACATTCAAATGACAAATTTGGAAAGCAATTGTTCTGTTTCGGCGATAATATGTATTTTCAGTGTGGACGCCATATGGGCAAACATCAGCAGACATTATCTACTGTAAAGCTGCctaacaacaaaataaaagatttttcCTGTGGCGATAAGCATTGTTTGTTAATTCTGAATGATAAGCTTTACGGCTGGGGGTACAACAACAAGCATCAAATAACtccatataaaaataaaggaataaTTAACTATCCGGTACATATCTTGTCCGAAAAGTATTATCCTGACAATTTTGACATTAAGTATGTGAATGCCAGCTATAACAATTCGGCTGTTGTCATTACACAGGATAAAAGCGGGATAGGTGGGACGCACACAAATACACATACACCGCGTCCCAGCGTGTGCACGCCTGTTTAA